In Palaemon carinicauda isolate YSFRI2023 chromosome 21, ASM3689809v2, whole genome shotgun sequence, the following proteins share a genomic window:
- the LOC137614917 gene encoding neurofilament medium polypeptide-like, producing MVVLEEVIFFNEKEKVTKNKGKYMATKGSVIGIIQGTHFNTGHGEKDLEGLLEEVSDPVLSDTDPDTQSPADDDPVAQTLANDDPVAQTPSDNDPVAQSPADDDPVAQSPADNDPVAQSTADDDPVAQSPADNDPFAQSPTDNDPRP from the exons gttatattttttaatgaaaaagaaaaggttACAAAGAACAAAGGAAAATATATGGCAACCAAAGGATCAGTCATAGGAATTATCCAAGGAACCCATTTTAACACTGGCCATGGTG AAAAAGACCTTGAAGGGCTTTTGGAAGAAGTATCAGATCCTGTATTGAGCGACACAGACCCAGATActcaaagcccagctgatgatgacccagttgccCAAACCCTAGCTAATGATGACCCAGTTGCCCAAACCCCAAGTGATAatgacccagttgcccaaagcccagctgatgatgacccagttgcccaaagcccagctgataatgacccagttgcccaaagcacagctgatgatgacccagttgcccaaagcccagctgataatGACCCATTTGCCCAAAGCCCAACTGATAATGACCCAAGACCTTGA